One Chondrinema litorale genomic window, GATGCATTTTTACAGAGAGGAGATAAAGTAGCGGTTACTGCTAGAAAACTTTCAGACTTAGATGACTTAGTTGAAAAATATGGTGAGAATGTATTACCCATTCAATTAGATGTAAGAGACAAGCAAGCCAGCTCAGATGCTGTTGACCTCATCATCGAAAAATTTGGAAACATCGATGTGCTTATCAATAATGCGGGTTACGGTTTGTTTGGCACAGTAGAAGAATCGACCGAAGAATATGCCAGAGCACAAATGGAAACTAACTTCTTTGGTTTATTATGGGTAACACAAGCTGTTTTACCAGTAATGAGAGCACAGAAAAGTGGTCAAATTATTCAAGTTTCAAGCTTACTTGGTCTTACGACTATGCCAATGCTTGGTATCTACAATGCTTCTAAATTTGCTATAGAAGGTTTAAGTGAAACACTCGCTAGCGAAGTTGCTCATCTGGGTATTAAAGTGACTATTATTGAGCCTAATGGTTATGCTACAGATTGGGCTGGTGCTTCTGCTTTGCAAACTTCTAACAACATTACCGACTACAACGCAGTAAGAGAAGGCTTTGCTGAGGCTTCATCAGATACAGATATGTATGGCATACCTGAAGCAACTGTAAAACCAGTATTAGATTTAGTTGATAATGAAAATCCTCCCGCAAGATTACTACTTGGTAGAATGGGTTACCATGTAATGAAGGATGTTTACAACAAAAGGCAAGCAGAAATTGATGCTTGGAAAGAAGTAAGCATTGCCGCTCACGGACATTAATTGGATTCCAGAACATCAAGGCTGAACTTGTATTCACATCAATTTGTAGTAAATTAAAACAAATTTGTTTAGGGCTTAACAAACATCAAAATGCGCAAAGTAACCCATCATAAAACATTAGCAGATTTACATAGAGCTTATAACTGGCCTGCTCCCGAGCATCCGCTTTTTAGTATTGTAAACTGTACAGCGGATTGCCCTCTGGGAGATAGAGAGTTTACGAGTGATTGTTATTTGATAGGTTTTAAAAAATTGCGTGCAGGAGTAATCTTGTATGGTCGTACCAAATACGACCATAGCAATGGTTCTATGATGTTTGTTAAGCCCAGGCAAATTATAGAAATGAAGCATCTCGAGTTTGAAGAAACCGGATTTATGATACTCGTTCACGAGGATTATCTAGCTGGAAATGAGTTACATAACAACATACAGAAATACAGCTTTTTTGAATACGAAACCAATGAGGCATTGCATCTATCTCCAAAAGAAGAAGACATTATCTGGGAGTTATTCAACAAAATAACTTTGGAGTATAATAGCAATCAAGATGAATACAGCAGAGAAATTATTATTAGCCATGTAGCTTCTATTTTGATGTATTCGCAGCGGTTTTACAAAAGACAATTTATTAACCGGACAGATATGTCTGGTAAAACAGTTACAAAATTTAATGAAGCTTTGCGTGCTTATTTTGATGCCGGTTACCTTATTTCAAAAGGGCTTCCATCAGTAAATGCATTGGCACAAGATTTATATGTTTCTCCTAGATATTTGAGCGATTTGCTAAAGCAGGAAACTGGCAAAACCGCTATAGATTTAATCCATATATCACTAATTGCTGAAGCGAAAAATATGTTGCGAATTGAAAATCAAAACATAGCCGAAGTTGCTTACCAATTAGGTTTTGAAAACACCTCATATTTTACCCGACTGTTTAAAAAGCAAACTGGAATGAAACCCCTTGAATTCAAAAAAATGCAGTTGAATTAGCATTTCCACTGCATTTTAATCTTTACTTCTCAAACTTTAAATAATAATCGAAGAAAGGCAGCATCTGGTTTGGTACTCTTCCATCTTTGGTAAAAATACCGCTCACATGCGTACCTATGTATTCTTCGGCAAAATGAGTAAGCCCAACATTTTCTAATTTCTGGCTAAACATATCGCATTGTATCGTAAATCGCTCACCAGCATTTCTACCCCAATCCATTTTAATGGCTTTCAGTTTTTGTAGATTTTCCAAGTTTTCATCTACCATGTAAAAAGGCAGGTTTTTATACCATTTCTCCAAAACATCTTGGTGAACCACAAGCTCATCATCTTTATACTCGAAAGGAATATCGCAGTAAAAAGGCGGATTATCTGGATTTGGCGACCACGATTTAGCAAATGCAACAATCACTTTTGGGAAATAAGATTTAGCCAACTCTTCGGTGGTTTTAATTTTAGAAAGCTCTTTGTAAGTATTGCTATTTGGGCCATATTCTCGCACCACAGTGAGCGCACCCGGACTTAAAGCATACACACTACTAAAAATATCTGGGTGATGCATAGCAATTTTTAAAGCTCCATAACCGCCCATACTGTGCCCAGTAATGCCACGACTATCTTTATTAGCAAGTGTTCTGTAGTTATCATCTGTGTATTTTACCAAATCGAAAGCAGTAAAATCTTCCCAATTGCCGAAAAGCTCAGAATTGCTGTAAAAGCTACCATCGTAAGTAGTCTGCTGATCTGAAACCACTAGAATAAATGGCCTGATTCTATGAGTGGCAATGGCAAAATCCAAAACCTCAATCATTTCTGGATAAAGCTTATGGTTATTTAGAAAACCATGTAAATAATAAATTACCGGATAGCGCTCTTTACTATTATCATAATTGGGAGGGAGATAAACCGAAACAGCTCTAGTAGGGTTTTCTGCATAGTCATTTTCGAGGTTTTTAGAATACAGCGAATCGACAATTACCTTTCCTTGTAATGCTACATTTTGTGCAAAAAGGGTAGTACTAAACAGGCAAAAAGCTAGTAAAAAGTTAATAAGGATAAGTTTCAACATTTTCATCATTCTTTCCATTGATTTACAAATAAGAGAAATGGGTCTTTGTATTGCTCACTCACCGGAATAGTAGTTTCTCCGATTTGAGCAGAGTTTTTGGTAACAGCTCTAATTTTTTCTAGCGAAACAATATATGAGCGATGGATGCGCAAAAAGCGCTCTGATGGTAGTTTTTCTTCTAGTGCTTTTAAACTGGTGAGAGATAATATGGCTTGTTCGTTGTTAGCCACATGTACTTTTACATAATCTTTTAAACCTTCGATGTACAAAATATCATCAAAGGCAATTCTCACTAACTGATATTCCACTTTTAATATCAGATAGTCTTTATCTGGTTTCGTATTTACAGCAGGATTGTTACTGAGTTTTTCTGCATAAGCACTGGCTTTGCTGGCTGCTCTTAAAAAATCATCGTAATCAAAAGGTTTGAGCAAATAGTCTAGCGCATCTACTTTGTAACCTTCAATTGCGAATTGATTAAAAGCAGTAGTAAAAATAATGCGAGGGCCAGTCATGTTCTTTTTCCAGTCGAGCAATTTGGCTAACTCGATACCTGTTAAATCTGGCATTTGTATGTCTAGAAAAATTAGATCGATTTCATCTTTATGTATGGTCTGTAAAGCATCGATTGCATTGGTAAACTTGCCAACCAGCTTTAAAAAGTGAGTTTGCTCTATAAACTTGCAAACCTGCCCTAATGCCAATGGTTCATCATCTACAGCTATGCAATTCAATATTTTCATGATAGATCAATAGTTAAGTGAACCAAAAACTTATTATCTGTTGTAAGCTCGTTTACCTCAAGTTTATATTTATCGCGATATAACAAATCCAACCTGCGGCGGGTATTTACCAAACCTATGCCATTGCTTTCTTCAAGTATCGTTCGCTTTTCATTAAATTTAGTATTTGCAACACGCATCTCCAATTGCTTGCTCTGCTGGCAAATGGCAATGTCGATACAACTATCTTCTTTGGCGCTTACACCATGTTTAAAAGCATTCTCTACAAAAGGCAAAAACAGCATCGGTGCTACAATTACATCTTTAATGGCTTTAGGCGATTCAAACCGAATTTGCACATTATCAGTCAAACGAAGCTTCATTAAAGTCATGTAATCTTCTAAAAAAGCAATTTCTTGGCTCAGCAATACTTCTTCTTTTTGGGTTTCATACAACACATAGCGCATCATTCGCGAGAGTTTATGTAGTGCTTTGCGAGATGTTTCAATGTCTATACTGGTGAGTATGTAAATGTTATTGAGTGTATTAAAAAAGAAATGCGGATTAATCTGGGCTTTAAGAAAAGAGAGTTCAGAGCTGATTTTGTCTTTCTCTAATTGTTGATGTAAATGAGTATCGTTTTGCCATTTTTGAACTACCGCAATACAAGTGCCTATACCCAACACTAAAAAAGTTGTAAAGAAAACCAATAACAAAGTATTAACCGGAGGGAAAACACGCTTACTTGTGAAATTTGGAATTATAGCTTCTTCAACTTGTTTAGGCACTTGTAAATACACTTCAAGCAAAAAAAGCAATATCACCACTGCAATACATAAAAGCAAAACTGCTATTACAAACCAAAATATGTTGCCTTTAAACAGTATTCTGGGTATAAAAAACCAGTAGTTAAAATAGAAAGCTCCCAGCCAAAGTATAAATAAAAGCCCTTGTTTAATCCAGAAAACAACAGGCAATTCTATTTCTACAAAAAGTGGCTGAAACAGCAACAACATCACAGCCAAAAATACCCAAACCAATATGTGTATGAGCGGAGAAATAAACTGTCGAATAAATAATGCAGGCATAGGAGCAAAAGAAAATCTTAGGTAAAAATAAGGGCTTCATAGCAAAAGCAGACTTAAATCTAGTGCTTCTTGCAAATGAATAGATGCGATAGATGGATTTATCTACCAAATTATCCTTTTAACAGACGAGTTAGCTTTTGTCTAAATCTGTCGATTTTCAATTGAAAACTATCGGTGAAAACTGCCAACTGATCCATTCAATTTTTTATAGAATAATATTAGATGTAGATTCAATTAAAAAATACAAACCCGAAAGCGGAGGGTGTTTCTGAAATACAAATATGATAATGAAAATTACCGGCATAACTGAAATTATTGGCTGGTCTAAATTAAAAATTTAAACTCATGAAGAACAGATTGAATAAAGTCTTGGGAATAGCACTTCTTGTAGGTTTGAGTTCCCCAATTTCCCTTTTTGCACAGGAAAAAACTTTTAAAGTTACTGTAGAAGAACCAGAAAATGGAAGTATTAAAATTACACCAGCCATTCCCGAAGATGGACTAGTGAAAGAAGGTACAGTGCTAAAAATTAAAACAACTCCTGATGTTGGCTTTAGCAGTGATGGAGGTTATTTCTACAATCCGGGTGAAGGCATGTGGACTCAGTACCATGAGACTATGAAACCAGAATTCGAAGTAGTAGTAGACAGAGAAAAAGTGTTGGGAGCTTCATTTATAGAATCTGATGAATTAGAAGGATTTAAAGTGACAAACAATGTGGTCTACGCCAAGCCGGGGGTAAAAGAATTAAAGTATGATGTGTTCTCACCAGAAGGTGCAAAGAATCTACCCGGAATCGTAATTATTCACGGCGGTGGCTGGTCTTCTAATACCGAAGATATTATGAGAGGTATGGCAAGAGAACTGGTTAAAAGCAAACAATATGTGGTTTTCAGCATCGATTACCGCTGGATTGGCCAACTAGATGGCGACAAAGAACCAAACACGATGGGCGATCTGATTGAAGATGTTTATGGTGCTATTGCTCACATTCAAGAACATGCGAAGAAATATGGCTGCGATCCTACAAGAATTGCTGTAACTGGCGATAGTGCTGGTGGCCATTTATCTGCTTCTGCTGCCAACATGGTAGATATGATTGGAGATGGTGGTTTTGGTGAAAAAGATGGTGTGTATGAGTATAAACCGACTTATATGCCAGAAGGTAAAACTGTTGCCCAAGTTCGTAAAGAAATTAAAGATGCAATTAAAGTGGCTGCACCAAGCTATGGTGTTTTTGAAGGTAGCTTCATCAAGAGGTTTAGTAAAGATATTACCGATGGAGAAATTGCTGCAATCTCTCCAATTGAAAGTATTCCTAACATAGAAGAGCGCGCAGTGCCGCAATATCTCATTCGTGGTACTACAGATTTTCTTATTAAAGATGAAGATGTACAAAGATATGCTGATGCTTTAGAAGCAGATGGTCAGACAGTAAAATATGTGCAAGTGGAAGGAGTAGGGCATGCTTTCTTCGATTGGAAACCAGATGCCACTACAAAAGAGACTTTTGCCAAATATGGTAAGCCTTACATAGAAGATATGAAGCAGTTTTTCGATGCGGTTTTCTATCCGGGCAAATAAAGAAATTAGATTTTAGATAGTAAAATTCTAGCCTAATTAGCATCATGTTTAAAGCTGTATGGAGAAATTCTGTGCAGCTTTTTTGTTAGCAAAAGTCTATATGGACATCTCCAATAAGAAAGAACTCAGTGATTTCCCATGCTTGTCTAATGAAGTAGAATTGGTCACTCCACCGTCTAATGCATCAAACAATACAAAATTTAAA contains:
- a CDS encoding oxidoreductase; its protein translation is MSKTIFITGASRGFGKLWADAFLQRGDKVAVTARKLSDLDDLVEKYGENVLPIQLDVRDKQASSDAVDLIIEKFGNIDVLINNAGYGLFGTVEESTEEYARAQMETNFFGLLWVTQAVLPVMRAQKSGQIIQVSSLLGLTTMPMLGIYNASKFAIEGLSETLASEVAHLGIKVTIIEPNGYATDWAGASALQTSNNITDYNAVREGFAEASSDTDMYGIPEATVKPVLDLVDNENPPARLLLGRMGYHVMKDVYNKRQAEIDAWKEVSIAAHGH
- a CDS encoding alpha/beta hydrolase: MKNRLNKVLGIALLVGLSSPISLFAQEKTFKVTVEEPENGSIKITPAIPEDGLVKEGTVLKIKTTPDVGFSSDGGYFYNPGEGMWTQYHETMKPEFEVVVDREKVLGASFIESDELEGFKVTNNVVYAKPGVKELKYDVFSPEGAKNLPGIVIIHGGGWSSNTEDIMRGMARELVKSKQYVVFSIDYRWIGQLDGDKEPNTMGDLIEDVYGAIAHIQEHAKKYGCDPTRIAVTGDSAGGHLSASAANMVDMIGDGGFGEKDGVYEYKPTYMPEGKTVAQVRKEIKDAIKVAAPSYGVFEGSFIKRFSKDITDGEIAAISPIESIPNIEERAVPQYLIRGTTDFLIKDEDVQRYADALEADGQTVKYVQVEGVGHAFFDWKPDATTKETFAKYGKPYIEDMKQFFDAVFYPGK
- a CDS encoding sensor histidine kinase, giving the protein MPALFIRQFISPLIHILVWVFLAVMLLLFQPLFVEIELPVVFWIKQGLLFILWLGAFYFNYWFFIPRILFKGNIFWFVIAVLLLCIAVVILLFLLEVYLQVPKQVEEAIIPNFTSKRVFPPVNTLLLVFFTTFLVLGIGTCIAVVQKWQNDTHLHQQLEKDKISSELSFLKAQINPHFFFNTLNNIYILTSIDIETSRKALHKLSRMMRYVLYETQKEEVLLSQEIAFLEDYMTLMKLRLTDNVQIRFESPKAIKDVIVAPMLFLPFVENAFKHGVSAKEDSCIDIAICQQSKQLEMRVANTKFNEKRTILEESNGIGLVNTRRRLDLLYRDKYKLEVNELTTDNKFLVHLTIDLS
- a CDS encoding helix-turn-helix domain-containing protein, encoding MRKVTHHKTLADLHRAYNWPAPEHPLFSIVNCTADCPLGDREFTSDCYLIGFKKLRAGVILYGRTKYDHSNGSMMFVKPRQIIEMKHLEFEETGFMILVHEDYLAGNELHNNIQKYSFFEYETNEALHLSPKEEDIIWELFNKITLEYNSNQDEYSREIIISHVASILMYSQRFYKRQFINRTDMSGKTVTKFNEALRAYFDAGYLISKGLPSVNALAQDLYVSPRYLSDLLKQETGKTAIDLIHISLIAEAKNMLRIENQNIAEVAYQLGFENTSYFTRLFKKQTGMKPLEFKKMQLN
- a CDS encoding LytR/AlgR family response regulator transcription factor; translated protein: MKILNCIAVDDEPLALGQVCKFIEQTHFLKLVGKFTNAIDALQTIHKDEIDLIFLDIQMPDLTGIELAKLLDWKKNMTGPRIIFTTAFNQFAIEGYKVDALDYLLKPFDYDDFLRAASKASAYAEKLSNNPAVNTKPDKDYLILKVEYQLVRIAFDDILYIEGLKDYVKVHVANNEQAILSLTSLKALEEKLPSERFLRIHRSYIVSLEKIRAVTKNSAQIGETTIPVSEQYKDPFLLFVNQWKE
- a CDS encoding alpha/beta hydrolase, yielding MLKLILINFLLAFCLFSTTLFAQNVALQGKVIVDSLYSKNLENDYAENPTRAVSVYLPPNYDNSKERYPVIYYLHGFLNNHKLYPEMIEVLDFAIATHRIRPFILVVSDQQTTYDGSFYSNSELFGNWEDFTAFDLVKYTDDNYRTLANKDSRGITGHSMGGYGALKIAMHHPDIFSSVYALSPGALTVVREYGPNSNTYKELSKIKTTEELAKSYFPKVIVAFAKSWSPNPDNPPFYCDIPFEYKDDELVVHQDVLEKWYKNLPFYMVDENLENLQKLKAIKMDWGRNAGERFTIQCDMFSQKLENVGLTHFAEEYIGTHVSGIFTKDGRVPNQMLPFFDYYLKFEK